A window of the Longimicrobiaceae bacterium genome harbors these coding sequences:
- a CDS encoding TetR/AcrR family transcriptional regulator, with amino-acid sequence MARPKEFDPDAALDAAMELFWEHGYEGTSLAMLTGHLGIGRASLYATFGDKRELYRLALQRYLETRGLDPLELLSRPGPVLPAIRQLVHQYVEESIHDASRKGCLVVNTATELLPEDRTMARLVESSWDKLEAALTSTFMRARAQGELAEGVKPQSAARFILTFLQGIRVMAKAPDADRLHDAALVALSLIEP; translated from the coding sequence ATGGCTCGACCCAAGGAGTTCGACCCCGATGCGGCGCTGGATGCCGCGATGGAGCTGTTCTGGGAGCACGGCTACGAGGGCACCTCATTGGCGATGCTCACGGGTCATCTCGGGATCGGCCGCGCCAGCCTGTACGCGACGTTCGGCGACAAGCGCGAGCTCTACCGACTGGCGCTCCAGCGGTACCTCGAGACGCGCGGCCTGGATCCGCTGGAGTTACTTTCCCGACCTGGCCCCGTGCTGCCCGCCATCCGGCAATTGGTCCACCAGTACGTGGAAGAGTCGATCCACGATGCCTCCCGGAAGGGTTGCCTGGTGGTCAACACGGCCACCGAGCTGCTCCCCGAGGACCGGACGATGGCGAGGTTGGTCGAGTCGAGCTGGGATAAGCTGGAGGCCGCGCTCACTTCGACGTTCATGCGGGCGCGGGCGCAGGGAGAGCTGGCCGAAGGGGTCAAGCCTCAGAGCGCGGCCCGGTTCATCCTGACCTTTCTCCAGGGGATCCGTGTCATGGCGAAGGCGCCCGATGCCGACCGCCTCCATGACGCGGCTCTCGTGGCCCTGTCGCTGATCGAACCATAG
- a CDS encoding L-rhamnonate dehydratase codes for MKITEIRTRVVEWRGKTAELPPHFCTNPMDLLTRSEATMSTFTFHGWLVVEVFASDGNVGIGNAALAPRVSKQIIDLYLKPVLLGQNPWDVEFLWQHMYRRTMAFGRKGIGMVAISAVDIAIWDLLGRAARQPVYRLLGGRTKDRIPVYASRLYSVPLDELAEEAARYRDEGYRAMKLRFGWGPADGAAGMQRNVDLVRTVRETVGDEIDIMADAYMGWNLDYARRMLPLLEPFNLRWLEEPVIPDDIHGYTELRRVSRIPIAGGEHEFTLHGFRELLEGRAVDYIQFDTNRVGGISQARKISALGEAYSVPVIPHAGQMHNYHVVMASLNSPMAEYFPPVEVEVGNELFWYLCKGEPRAREGFIELDDDRPGLGIEIDEDALREFEVIE; via the coding sequence GTGAAGATCACCGAGATTCGCACTCGCGTGGTGGAGTGGCGCGGCAAGACTGCAGAACTGCCGCCGCACTTCTGCACCAACCCGATGGACCTGCTCACGCGCTCCGAGGCGACGATGAGCACCTTCACCTTTCATGGCTGGCTGGTGGTTGAGGTCTTCGCCAGCGATGGTAACGTGGGGATCGGCAACGCCGCCCTCGCGCCGCGCGTCAGCAAGCAGATCATCGACCTGTACCTGAAGCCGGTGCTGCTCGGCCAGAATCCCTGGGACGTGGAGTTCCTCTGGCAGCACATGTATCGCCGCACCATGGCCTTCGGCCGCAAGGGGATCGGCATGGTCGCCATCAGCGCGGTCGACATCGCGATCTGGGACCTGCTGGGGAGAGCGGCCCGACAGCCGGTGTATCGACTGCTGGGCGGGCGCACCAAGGATCGCATCCCGGTCTACGCCAGCCGTCTGTACAGCGTGCCGCTGGACGAGCTGGCGGAAGAGGCGGCGCGCTACCGCGACGAAGGGTACCGGGCGATGAAGCTCCGCTTCGGCTGGGGGCCGGCGGATGGGGCAGCGGGGATGCAGCGCAACGTGGACCTCGTGCGCACAGTGCGGGAGACGGTGGGGGATGAGATCGACATCATGGCCGATGCGTACATGGGCTGGAACCTCGACTACGCCCGCCGGATGCTCCCCCTGCTGGAGCCCTTCAATCTGCGCTGGCTGGAGGAGCCGGTCATTCCCGACGACATCCATGGGTACACCGAGCTGCGTCGCGTCAGCCGGATCCCCATCGCAGGTGGCGAGCACGAGTTCACCCTGCACGGCTTTCGCGAGCTGCTGGAGGGGCGGGCGGTGGACTACATCCAGTTCGACACCAACCGGGTGGGTGGGATCTCGCAGGCGCGCAAGATCTCGGCGCTGGGTGAAGCGTACTCGGTTCCGGTCATCCCGCACGCCGGGCAGATGCACAATTACCACGTGGTAATGGCCAGCCTGAACTCCCCCATGGCTGAGTACTTTCCGCCCGTGGAGGTCGAGGTCGGCAACGAGCTGTTCTGGTACCTGTGCAAGGGCGAGCCGCGAGCACGGGAGGGCTTCATCGAGCTCGACGATGATCGTCCCGGCCTGGGAATCGAGATCGACGAGGACGCGTTGCGGGAGTTCGAGGTCATCGAGTGA